In Gemmata obscuriglobus, a single genomic region encodes these proteins:
- a CDS encoding beta strand repeat-containing protein, protein MSSARSFSHRAPQFVPAVEGLEDRTTPAGNVTAYVFDKVLYVTGTNDTDQIWIAGAGENAVVIRSLDGATTINGQSSVYIGGVKQGYHINMGGGDDTLLVTGTRSGGGLNVDMGVGNDVLGISDAGHKGGSVLTGGAGNDVFVLHASGFRNGVSLNTGDGDDQVLVSGVSAPAFALVNPSGTDYFDAPGSALGRPSVVGGFVPGSPTATVPPTAAAADTVAPTATVSTFSASVTSTAAVPFTVTFDEDVTGFTAAGLTVSNGTVTAFGAVNARTYTFSVVPSGQGAVSVSVAAGAAQDAAGNANTASNTVAVTFDSVAPAVTVNSLTSSSATPTLTGTVDDPNATVSVTVNGQTYKATVSSTTWSVTLTNPLTDGTFTISVSATDAAGNVGGTSLTDGLVVSLAGLTVTVDTLATNSTTPTITGTVSDATATVQVTVDGQTYTATVSGTTWSVAVTTALVEGTYTVSATATDTNGNVATASPADGLVIDLTTPTVTANALTTNSATPTLTGTVDDSTAAVQVTVDGQAYTATVSGTTWSVSVPTALIEGTYTISVTAMDAAGNVGAASLTGGLVVDLTVPTVTINALITNSTTPTLTGTVSDSTATVQVTVDGQTYPATVSGNTWTVAITTALVEGAYTASVTATDVAGNVGTASLTDGVVVDLTVPTVAVDTVPTVAGAVTGTAGDTLAGVTGVAVTIYDSVAQAYLNASRTAFDSATEVWITAETADAFATWSVTVPVAGSYVVVAEATDGAGNTATGNTTAVTS, encoded by the coding sequence TCACACAGGGCGCCCCAGTTCGTTCCCGCCGTCGAAGGGCTGGAGGACCGCACGACCCCGGCGGGGAACGTGACGGCGTACGTGTTCGACAAGGTGCTCTACGTCACCGGAACCAACGACACGGACCAGATCTGGATTGCCGGCGCCGGCGAGAACGCGGTCGTTATCCGCTCGCTGGACGGTGCCACCACGATCAACGGGCAGAGCTCCGTTTACATCGGTGGGGTGAAACAGGGGTACCACATCAACATGGGCGGCGGGGACGACACCCTGCTGGTCACCGGCACCCGCTCCGGCGGCGGGCTGAACGTGGATATGGGCGTCGGGAACGACGTCCTGGGGATCTCAGACGCGGGGCACAAGGGCGGGAGCGTTCTGACCGGTGGTGCGGGGAACGACGTGTTCGTGTTGCACGCGTCCGGGTTCCGCAACGGCGTTTCGCTGAACACTGGTGACGGGGACGACCAGGTGCTGGTCTCCGGCGTTTCGGCGCCCGCGTTCGCCCTGGTGAACCCGTCCGGTACCGACTACTTCGACGCGCCGGGGTCCGCGCTCGGCCGGCCCAGCGTGGTCGGCGGGTTCGTGCCGGGTTCGCCGACCGCAACCGTTCCGCCGACGGCGGCGGCCGCGGACACCGTTGCACCGACCGCGACCGTCTCCACGTTCTCCGCGTCGGTCACCTCAACCGCCGCGGTCCCGTTCACCGTCACGTTCGACGAGGACGTGACCGGATTCACGGCCGCCGGTCTTACGGTCTCGAACGGCACCGTGACGGCGTTCGGAGCCGTGAACGCGCGCACGTACACGTTCTCGGTGGTCCCGTCCGGCCAGGGCGCGGTGTCCGTGTCGGTCGCGGCCGGCGCCGCCCAGGATGCGGCTGGTAACGCGAACACGGCCTCCAACACGGTCGCGGTGACGTTCGACTCGGTCGCCCCGGCTGTGACGGTCAATTCGCTGACCAGCAGCAGCGCGACGCCGACGCTAACCGGCACGGTGGACGACCCGAACGCGACCGTGAGCGTGACCGTTAACGGCCAGACGTATAAGGCGACGGTGAGCAGCACCACATGGAGTGTCACGCTCACGAACCCGCTGACGGACGGGACGTTCACGATCTCGGTCTCCGCAACGGACGCGGCCGGGAACGTGGGCGGCACGTCGCTGACCGACGGACTGGTAGTGAGTCTGGCGGGGCTGACGGTCACGGTTGATACGCTGGCGACCAACAGCACGACGCCGACGATTACGGGTACGGTGAGCGACGCGACGGCGACGGTTCAGGTGACGGTAGACGGCCAGACGTACACGGCGACGGTGAGCGGGACAACGTGGTCGGTGGCGGTGACGACCGCGCTGGTCGAGGGAACGTACACCGTTTCCGCTACTGCCACCGACACGAACGGGAACGTGGCTACGGCCTCGCCAGCGGACGGGTTAGTGATCGATTTGACCACCCCGACCGTAACGGCGAACGCGCTGACCACGAACAGCGCGACCCCGACGCTGACGGGTACAGTGGACGATTCTACAGCAGCGGTTCAAGTGACGGTGGACGGTCAGGCGTACACGGCGACGGTAAGCGGCACCACCTGGAGCGTGTCGGTTCCGACCGCACTGATCGAGGGGACTTACACGATCTCGGTGACCGCGATGGACGCGGCCGGCAACGTGGGGGCCGCGTCGCTGACCGGTGGGTTGGTAGTGGATCTGACCGTCCCAACGGTTACGATCAACGCCCTCATCACGAACAGCACGACGCCGACGCTGACGGGTACGGTGAGCGATTCGACGGCCACGGTTCAGGTGACGGTGGACGGCCAGACGTACCCGGCGACGGTGAGCGGCAATACCTGGACGGTTGCGATCACGACCGCGCTGGTTGAGGGGGCATACACCGCCTCGGTGACCGCGACTGATGTGGCTGGCAATGTGGGCACGGCCTCGCTCACCGACGGGGTGGTGGTGGACCTGACAGTGCCGACGGTCGCGGTGGACACGGTGCCCACCGTTGCCGGGGCCGTAACTGGTACCGCGGGCGACACCCTGGCCGGCGTCACGGGCGTGGCGGTGACCATTTACGATTCGGTTGCACAGGCGTACTTGAACGCGAGCCGCACGGCGTTCGACAGCGCGACCGAGGTCTGGATCACGGCGGAGACGGCGGACGCGTTCGCGACGTGGTCGGTCACGGTGCCGGTTGCAGGCAGCTACGTCGTGGTGGCCGAGGCCACGGACGGAGCCGGGAACACCGCAACCGGTAACACAACGGCGGTTACATCCTGA